A single window of Halotalea alkalilenta DNA harbors:
- a CDS encoding PACE efflux transporter — protein MRTTLDRLRHTLLFEAIGILIVLPLGSYAFSLAPSHMGVIGIVSAVIAAVWNYLYNLGFDHALRRWRGSLRKGVTMRIFHALLFEAGLLSILQPLAMLYLGTDALAAFSLVASLAVFYVCYAFVYNWAYDRLFPLPAAAATAPSAMPQRH, from the coding sequence ATGCGCACCACCCTCGACCGCCTGCGCCACACCCTGCTGTTCGAAGCGATCGGCATCCTCATCGTGCTGCCGCTCGGCAGCTACGCCTTCTCCCTCGCCCCCAGCCACATGGGCGTGATCGGGATCGTAAGCGCGGTGATCGCGGCGGTCTGGAACTACCTCTACAACCTGGGCTTCGATCATGCGCTGCGCCGCTGGCGCGGCAGCCTGCGCAAGGGAGTGACGATGCGGATCTTCCACGCTTTGCTGTTCGAAGCCGGCCTGCTCTCGATCCTGCAGCCGCTGGCAATGCTCTATCTCGGCACCGATGCGCTCGCCGCCTTCTCGCTGGTCGCTTCGCTCGCGGTGTTCTACGTCTGCTACGCCTTCGTCTACAACTGGGCCTACGACCGCCTCTTCCCGCTGCCTGCCGCCGCCGCCACCGCGCCCAGTGCCATGCCGCAGCGGCACTGA
- a CDS encoding LysR family transcriptional regulator, with protein sequence MNPTHEQLVAFVTTVEAGSFSAAARHLGKAQSLVSTHVANLELELGFALFDRSKRLPVLTANGRRMLAEALSLLEQREHLLGVARRLDQRIEPRLRLAIDEFYPERLIGGLMHDFAARFPTVEVELHFPLLDDVGRMIDAGSADLGVMCRPSEPLATLETRPIGRVPLRLVCGRDHPLAAGGFEREDLKRHRQLIVATRGQRSSRQAERIAPDVWWVESHFVMLELVKHAVGWTLMSDHVIAASPARPELVTPIAPGLERWVELELGWHRQRGLGIAGGWLRDRLLAEALPDRWPPLER encoded by the coding sequence ATGAATCCTACCCACGAGCAGTTGGTCGCTTTCGTCACCACGGTCGAGGCGGGTTCGTTCTCCGCAGCGGCCCGGCATCTCGGCAAGGCGCAGTCGTTGGTCAGCACTCATGTCGCCAACCTGGAGCTCGAGCTCGGCTTCGCGCTGTTCGATCGCAGCAAGCGGCTGCCGGTGCTGACCGCCAACGGCCGAAGGATGCTGGCCGAGGCGCTCAGCCTGCTGGAGCAGCGCGAGCATCTGCTCGGCGTGGCACGGCGGCTCGACCAGCGGATCGAGCCACGGCTGCGGTTGGCGATCGACGAGTTCTATCCGGAGCGGCTGATCGGCGGCTTGATGCATGATTTCGCCGCGCGATTCCCTACCGTCGAGGTCGAGCTGCACTTCCCGCTGCTCGACGACGTCGGCCGGATGATCGATGCCGGCAGCGCCGATCTCGGGGTGATGTGCCGCCCGTCCGAACCCTTGGCCACGCTCGAGACCCGGCCGATAGGCCGGGTGCCGCTGCGTCTGGTCTGTGGGCGTGATCATCCGCTCGCCGCGGGGGGCTTCGAGCGCGAAGACCTGAAGCGACACCGCCAGCTGATCGTCGCTACTCGCGGACAGCGCAGCTCACGCCAGGCCGAGCGCATCGCACCGGACGTCTGGTGGGTCGAAAGCCATTTCGTGATGCTAGAACTGGTCAAGCACGCAGTGGGTTGGACGCTGATGTCGGACCATGTGATCGCCGCCTCGCCCGCAAGGCCCGAGCTGGTCACGCCGATCGCGCCCGGTCTCGAGCGCTGGGTGGAGCTCGAGCTCGGCTGGCACCGCCAGCGTGGCCTGGGCATCGCTGGCGGCTGGCTGCGCGACCGGCTGCTGGCTGAGGCGTTACCCGATCGGTGGCCGCCGCTCGAACGCTAG
- a CDS encoding NAD(P)/FAD-dependent oxidoreductase, with protein sequence MRHDYDYLIIGAGMVADAAARGIRELDAEGTIGVLGEERDPPVTRPALSKKLWTDPEFGYDQIFPDTSGDTGATLRLGVRVSHIDRAAKRVETSDGSTYGYGKLLISTGGTPKRLELPASERVLYYRTVEDYRKLRELAGEQRHVAVVGGGFIGTELAAALVQNGARTTLILPERTLGESQFPSALAERLHQTFRDHGVELIGGRKVVGGEERDGKVVVRLDDGLSIEADAVAIGLGITPNQSLAEQAGLAVDEGIIVDARLATEDPDIFAAGDVAKYPDAILGRQRVEHVDNAKQMGGCVGRIMAGSDERYTHTPYFYSVLFDLSYQAIGQLSSQLQMAEEWQQAPAQKGTVYYLDDHRLVGVLLVGFDADEQAEKLDHARGLLADKGPFNPDTLVGKLAD encoded by the coding sequence ATGCGCCACGACTACGATTATCTGATCATCGGTGCCGGCATGGTAGCCGACGCTGCCGCGCGTGGGATCCGCGAACTCGACGCCGAAGGCACCATCGGCGTGCTCGGCGAGGAGCGGGACCCACCGGTAACCCGCCCGGCGCTGTCGAAGAAGCTCTGGACCGACCCTGAATTCGGCTACGACCAGATATTCCCGGATACCAGCGGCGATACCGGGGCGACGTTGCGCCTCGGCGTTCGCGTCAGCCACATCGACCGTGCGGCCAAACGGGTCGAGACCAGCGATGGCAGCACCTACGGCTACGGCAAACTGCTGATCAGCACCGGCGGCACGCCCAAGCGCCTCGAGCTGCCGGCAAGCGAAAGAGTACTCTACTATCGCACCGTCGAAGACTACCGCAAGCTGCGCGAGCTGGCGGGCGAGCAGAGACACGTGGCGGTGGTCGGCGGTGGCTTCATCGGCACCGAGCTCGCGGCCGCCCTGGTTCAAAACGGTGCCAGAACCACCCTGATCCTGCCCGAGCGTACCCTCGGCGAGTCGCAGTTCCCAAGCGCGCTGGCCGAGCGCCTCCACCAGACCTTCCGCGACCACGGGGTGGAGCTGATCGGCGGGCGCAAGGTCGTGGGTGGCGAGGAGCGTGACGGCAAAGTGGTGGTGCGGCTCGACGATGGGCTCAGCATCGAAGCGGATGCGGTCGCGATCGGGCTCGGCATCACCCCCAATCAGTCGCTCGCCGAGCAAGCGGGGCTCGCCGTCGATGAAGGCATCATCGTCGATGCGCGGCTCGCCACCGAGGATCCCGACATCTTCGCCGCCGGCGACGTGGCCAAGTACCCGGATGCGATCCTCGGGCGCCAGCGGGTCGAGCACGTCGACAACGCCAAGCAGATGGGCGGCTGCGTGGGCCGGATCATGGCCGGCTCGGACGAGCGCTACACCCATACGCCTTACTTCTATTCGGTCCTCTTCGATCTCAGCTACCAGGCGATCGGCCAGCTCTCGAGCCAGCTGCAGATGGCTGAAGAGTGGCAGCAGGCGCCTGCGCAGAAAGGAACCGTGTACTACCTCGATGACCACCGCCTGGTCGGCGTGCTGCTGGTCGGATTCGACGCCGACGAACAGGCGGAAAAGCTCGATCACGCCCGGGGGCTTTTGGCCGACAAGGGCCCATTCAACCCAGACACGCTGGTCGGCAAGCTGGCCGACTAG
- a CDS encoding solute carrier family 23 protein encodes MAEGWFPKWRLKGAGEGAIVAPDERLSLLQTGVMGVQHAVAMFGSTVLAPLLMGFDPNLAILMSGVGTLIFFLIVGGRVPSYLGSSFAFIGVVIAATGYAGSGANPQIGVALGGIIVCGLVYALIGLVVMALGTGWVERLLPPVVTGAIVTMIGLNLAPVAVASVSNSAFESWMAMVTVLCIGFAAVWSRGLAQRLLILLGLLSAYLVYAVVANGFGLGTPIDFSQVLEAPWLGLPAFSSPSFELGAIALIAPVAVILVAENLGHIKAVGAMTERNLDPWIGRAFLGDGVATMVSGSVGGTGVTTYAENIGVMAVTRVFSTLIFVAAALLAILLGFSPKFGALIQTIPGPVLGGTSIVVFGLIAVAGARIWVQNRVDLGDTKHLIVIAATLVLGAGNFHLAIGGFTLDGIGTATFTAILLNLILVRRSHA; translated from the coding sequence GTGGCCGAAGGCTGGTTTCCGAAATGGCGGCTGAAAGGGGCCGGGGAGGGCGCGATCGTCGCCCCCGACGAGCGGCTCTCGCTGCTCCAGACCGGGGTGATGGGGGTGCAGCACGCGGTGGCGATGTTCGGCTCGACCGTGCTCGCGCCGCTTTTGATGGGGTTCGACCCTAACCTCGCGATCCTGATGTCGGGTGTGGGTACGCTGATCTTCTTTCTCATCGTTGGTGGCCGGGTGCCGAGCTATCTCGGTTCCAGCTTCGCCTTCATCGGCGTGGTGATCGCTGCGACCGGCTATGCCGGCAGCGGCGCCAATCCGCAGATCGGCGTGGCGCTCGGCGGGATCATCGTCTGTGGCCTGGTCTATGCGCTGATCGGGCTGGTGGTGATGGCGCTGGGAACGGGATGGGTAGAGCGCCTGCTGCCGCCGGTGGTGACCGGCGCGATCGTCACCATGATCGGGCTCAACCTCGCGCCGGTGGCGGTGGCGAGCGTCTCGAACAGCGCGTTCGAAAGCTGGATGGCGATGGTCACGGTGCTGTGCATCGGCTTCGCCGCGGTGTGGAGTCGCGGTCTCGCCCAGCGGCTGTTGATCCTGCTTGGGCTGCTGAGCGCTTATCTGGTCTATGCGGTGGTCGCCAATGGCTTCGGGCTCGGAACGCCAATCGATTTCTCCCAGGTGCTCGAAGCGCCGTGGCTGGGGCTGCCGGCATTCTCCTCGCCGAGTTTCGAGCTCGGGGCGATTGCGCTGATCGCCCCGGTCGCGGTGATCCTGGTGGCGGAGAACCTGGGCCATATCAAGGCGGTGGGCGCGATGACCGAGCGTAATCTCGACCCCTGGATCGGCCGCGCCTTCCTGGGTGACGGTGTGGCGACGATGGTTTCCGGCTCGGTGGGCGGCACCGGGGTGACCACCTATGCCGAGAACATCGGGGTAATGGCGGTGACCCGGGTGTTCTCGACGCTGATCTTCGTCGCTGCGGCCTTGCTCGCGATCCTGCTTGGCTTCTCGCCCAAGTTCGGCGCGCTGATCCAGACCATCCCGGGGCCGGTGCTCGGCGGCACCTCGATCGTCGTATTCGGCCTGATCGCAGTGGCGGGCGCACGGATCTGGGTGCAGAACAGGGTCGACCTGGGCGATACCAAGCACTTGATCGTGATTGCCGCGACCCTCGTGCTCGGTGCCGGTAATTTTCATCTGGCGATCGGTGGTTTCACCCTCGATGGCATAGGCACCGCGACCTTCACCGCGATCCTGCTCAATCTGATCCTGGTGCGGCGATCGCACGCCTAG
- a CDS encoding gamma-glutamylcyclotransferase codes for MREETSCSAAVATSETIPMTRQTLEHNLIRDYFERNYPDIPLFDDDALRDSICAMLDRRPEEAREVDGVFLFAYGSLIWNPCVEVVEHRTSRLYGFHRDFRLKLTHGRGSEQWPGLMLALAPGGSCRGMAIRVPEAGIEYELLLVWRREMLTGAYQPRWVRLVTEHGPTWAIAFVGNPHHPRYIPRLTDAEMVELLSTGRGVLGSCREYLHNTVNDLHRLAIRDQRLERLLLAVDRRRG; via the coding sequence ATGAGAGAAGAAACCAGCTGTAGTGCCGCGGTGGCGACGAGTGAAACCATCCCGATGACTCGGCAGACGCTCGAGCACAACCTGATCAGGGATTACTTCGAGCGCAACTACCCCGATATACCGCTGTTCGACGATGACGCTCTGCGCGACTCGATCTGCGCCATGCTCGACCGACGGCCCGAGGAGGCTCGCGAGGTCGATGGGGTGTTCCTGTTCGCCTACGGTTCGCTGATCTGGAACCCCTGCGTCGAAGTGGTCGAGCACCGTACCTCCCGGCTCTATGGCTTTCACCGCGATTTTCGTCTCAAGCTCACCCACGGCCGAGGCTCCGAGCAGTGGCCGGGGCTGATGCTGGCGCTGGCCCCTGGTGGCTCCTGTCGAGGGATGGCGATCCGCGTGCCGGAGGCCGGGATCGAGTACGAACTGCTGCTGGTCTGGCGCAGAGAGATGCTCACCGGCGCCTACCAGCCGCGCTGGGTCCGGCTGGTCACCGAGCACGGCCCGACCTGGGCGATCGCCTTCGTCGGCAACCCCCATCATCCCCGCTACATTCCCCGGCTCACCGACGCTGAGATGGTCGAACTGCTCAGTACCGGCCGCGGGGTGCTCGGCAGCTGCCGCGAGTATCTGCACAACACGGTGAACGACCTGCATCGTTTGGCGATTCGAGATCAAAGGCTCGAGCGTCTGCTACTCGCGGTCGATCGCCGGCGGGGGTGA
- a CDS encoding isocitrate lyase/PEP mutase family protein encodes MSTTSQRELRVQFRQLLASNACYDTASVFDPMSARIAADLGFEVGILGGSVASLQVLAAPDFALITLSEFVEQATRIGRVAQLPVIVDADHGYGNALNVMRTVTELERAGIAMLTLEDTLLPAQFGHKSTDLICVDEMVGKLRAAIEARVDPELSIFARTNAGVLDDEALIQRVKRYQAAGVDGICMVGIRDIDHLARVSEHLSIPLMLIAYGNPELRDLERLAELGVRMVVNGHAAYFAAIKATYDCLREQRGISASKLSASELSTKYSTLEEYRIWAREYMEVKE; translated from the coding sequence ATGTCCACCACTTCCCAGCGTGAGCTGCGGGTCCAGTTCCGCCAGCTGCTCGCGTCCAATGCCTGCTATGACACCGCCTCGGTGTTCGACCCGATGTCGGCGCGCATAGCCGCTGATCTTGGCTTCGAAGTCGGCATCCTCGGCGGCTCCGTGGCCTCGCTGCAGGTGCTCGCCGCGCCCGATTTCGCGCTCATCACCCTGAGCGAATTCGTCGAACAGGCGACCCGGATCGGCCGCGTCGCGCAGCTGCCGGTGATCGTCGATGCCGACCATGGCTACGGCAATGCGCTCAACGTGATGCGCACGGTCACCGAGCTCGAGCGCGCGGGCATCGCGATGCTGACCCTCGAAGATACCCTGCTGCCGGCGCAGTTCGGCCACAAGTCCACCGATCTGATCTGCGTCGATGAGATGGTCGGCAAGCTGCGCGCTGCGATCGAGGCCCGAGTGGATCCGGAGCTGTCCATCTTCGCTCGCACCAATGCCGGTGTGCTCGACGATGAGGCCCTGATCCAGCGGGTCAAGCGCTACCAGGCGGCGGGTGTGGACGGCATCTGCATGGTAGGCATCCGCGACATCGACCATCTCGCCAGGGTTTCGGAGCATCTGAGCATCCCGCTGATGCTGATCGCCTACGGCAACCCGGAGCTGCGTGATCTCGAGCGTCTCGCCGAACTCGGCGTGCGGATGGTGGTCAACGGCCACGCGGCCTATTTCGCCGCGATCAAGGCAACCTATGACTGCCTGCGCGAACAGCGCGGGATCTCCGCCTCCAAGCTCTCCGCCTCCGAGCTCTCGACCAAGTACTCGACGCTCGAGGAGTACCGGATCTGGGCGCGCGAGTACATGGAAGTCAAAGAGTAA
- a CDS encoding GNAT family N-acetyltransferase, whose product MSAAAPLVRDAAEGDVAELVALVTEAYHVIDAGGWTTEASLLGGQRIDPLLLRRDIQRPRSRVIVAERDGRLLGCGHLALADGEGSFGMFAVRPSLQGEGIGRLLLGEAECLARDWLDVEWLRITVIEQRGELIEWYQRRGFCRSGVYKPFPYGDERFGVPLRDDLRFEVLEKRLV is encoded by the coding sequence ATGAGCGCCGCCGCACCACTCGTTCGCGACGCAGCCGAGGGTGATGTGGCCGAGCTGGTCGCCTTGGTCACCGAGGCCTATCACGTGATCGACGCTGGCGGTTGGACCACCGAAGCCTCGCTGCTCGGCGGCCAGCGTATCGACCCGTTGCTGCTGCGTCGAGACATCCAGCGTCCGCGCAGCCGGGTGATCGTCGCCGAGCGCGACGGGCGTCTGCTCGGCTGTGGCCACTTGGCCTTGGCCGATGGCGAAGGCTCTTTCGGCATGTTCGCGGTACGCCCGAGCCTGCAAGGGGAGGGGATCGGCCGGCTGCTGCTCGGCGAGGCCGAGTGCCTGGCGCGCGATTGGCTCGACGTCGAGTGGCTGCGGATCACCGTGATCGAGCAGCGTGGCGAACTGATCGAGTGGTACCAGCGCCGCGGCTTCTGCCGTAGCGGCGTCTACAAGCCCTTTCCCTACGGTGACGAGCGCTTCGGCGTTCCCCTGCGCGACGATCTGCGTTTCGAGGTCCTGGAAAAGCGCCTGGTCTAG
- a CDS encoding acyl-CoA dehydrogenase family protein — MSERGSDEVGYRIERDAEEQARIEFQALETARSLAAEFSARLSEREARDRLPFEAIERLKHSGLSTAGIAISRGGLGLGWPALCRVVREVAAGDGSVGAVLGYHLMQTFHLRREPTPRWHALERRIAEQRLWLAGVVNPRDDDVLARTHGDGFVLDGRKHFCTGSGFADLLTFSVKHRDTQQAGFALLPVDREGITLGGDWDAIGLERSESGSVGLEGVYAGADELVFERDDPRGRFVTTIRGPVNQSLFTNFYIGFAVGALRAAKRFIHHSSRPWLHSDAPTASEDVLIRTQFGELWVMLESMIALADRAAERMAELLAAGEAYTPEQRGEAAAAVAIAKAHATRGGLDICTRVFELMGARATHNRYGFDRFWRDIRTHTLHDPVAYKLLEIGDYALNDRYAEGSAYR; from the coding sequence ATGAGCGAACGAGGCAGTGACGAAGTCGGCTATCGCATCGAGCGTGATGCCGAGGAGCAGGCGCGGATCGAGTTCCAGGCGCTGGAAACGGCCCGCTCGCTCGCCGCCGAGTTCTCCGCGAGGCTGAGCGAGCGAGAGGCGCGCGATCGCCTGCCGTTCGAAGCGATCGAGCGACTCAAGCACAGTGGCTTGTCCACCGCCGGGATCGCGATCTCCAGAGGCGGGCTTGGGCTGGGGTGGCCGGCGCTCTGCCGAGTGGTGCGCGAAGTAGCCGCCGGTGACGGTTCGGTGGGCGCGGTGCTCGGCTACCATCTGATGCAGACCTTTCACCTGCGCCGCGAGCCGACACCGCGCTGGCATGCGCTCGAACGGCGCATCGCCGAACAGCGACTGTGGCTCGCCGGCGTGGTCAATCCTCGCGACGACGATGTGCTGGCGCGGACGCACGGTGATGGTTTCGTGCTGGATGGGCGCAAGCACTTCTGCACCGGCAGCGGGTTCGCCGACCTGCTCACCTTCAGCGTCAAGCATCGCGACACCCAGCAGGCGGGCTTCGCGCTGCTGCCGGTCGATCGCGAGGGGATCACGCTCGGTGGAGACTGGGACGCGATCGGGCTCGAGCGTAGCGAGAGCGGCAGCGTTGGGCTCGAGGGCGTCTACGCTGGCGCTGATGAACTGGTGTTCGAGCGCGATGATCCTCGAGGGCGCTTCGTCACCACCATCCGCGGGCCGGTCAACCAGTCGCTGTTCACCAATTTCTACATCGGCTTCGCGGTCGGTGCACTGCGCGCCGCCAAGCGTTTCATTCATCACTCCTCCCGGCCGTGGCTCCATTCCGATGCCCCCACGGCCAGCGAGGATGTGCTGATTCGAACCCAGTTCGGTGAACTCTGGGTCATGCTCGAGTCGATGATCGCCCTGGCCGACCGGGCCGCCGAGCGAATGGCCGAACTGCTCGCCGCAGGCGAGGCATACACGCCCGAGCAGCGCGGCGAGGCCGCCGCCGCAGTGGCGATCGCCAAGGCGCACGCTACCCGCGGTGGGCTCGACATCTGCACCCGGGTCTTCGAACTGATGGGCGCGCGCGCCACCCATAACCGCTACGGCTTCGACCGATTCTGGCGCGATATCCGCACCCATACCCTGCACGACCCGGTGGCCTACAAGCTGCTCGAGATCGGCGACTACGCGCTCAACGACCGCTATGCCGAAGGCAGCGCCTATCGCTAG
- the ggt gene encoding gamma-glutamyltransferase — protein sequence MDPRHPSMATPFPFDCEKRPASGAGGVVVTNHPLGSAAGSEILASGGNAIDAAVAALLALTVVEPMMVGIAGGGISHLRLADGRHLVIDALSCAAKSMTPEIYTPLSETPPDYMEAKDRRNAIGASSVAVPGNLAGWCDMQARFGRLPWCDVVEPAIRLASRGFAVTHYLSGAIGEAAVELCLDPAMAAVLLPGGRAPAPGERLVQGDYAESLRLIARQGAAALHGGELGAALAERIATGGPDAGWVTLKDLRDYRAIERAPIVGSYRGFEIVGPPPPASSGVHVTQMLNMIEAFDVGEMGFGTPESLHLLAEIIRIAFADRRAHSGDPAFVDVPVERLISKDHAARCRALIRQAGGSVGGPDPLRESRDTTHITVADRDGNVVSATHTINGLFGARFIVPGTGIIPNNYMSNFDPHPGKALSVVPGKRVPTSMAPMMVLKEGRVVFALGLPGGLRIFPSAFQAIVNLVDHGMSLQQAVEAPRIWTQGQEVEIESGYRSAKSALELRGHRVKVMPHIGGGMNAIAFDQDGGMTGAACWRADGTVTALGGGLARPGVRFWPDRAPATGAEDTKP from the coding sequence ATGGACCCGCGCCACCCCTCCATGGCCACGCCCTTTCCCTTCGACTGCGAGAAACGCCCTGCCTCCGGCGCCGGTGGGGTCGTCGTGACCAACCACCCGTTGGGCTCGGCGGCGGGGTCGGAAATACTCGCGTCAGGCGGCAACGCCATCGACGCGGCGGTGGCCGCGCTGCTCGCGCTGACCGTGGTGGAGCCGATGATGGTCGGCATCGCTGGAGGTGGGATATCGCATCTGCGGTTGGCCGACGGCCGCCATTTGGTCATCGATGCGCTGTCCTGTGCGGCGAAGAGCATGACCCCGGAAATCTATACGCCGCTATCGGAGACGCCTCCTGACTACATGGAGGCCAAGGACAGGCGCAATGCGATCGGCGCCTCGTCGGTGGCGGTACCGGGAAATCTCGCTGGATGGTGCGATATGCAGGCGCGTTTCGGCCGGCTGCCCTGGTGTGATGTGGTCGAGCCGGCGATCCGCCTGGCCTCGCGCGGCTTCGCGGTGACCCACTATCTATCCGGTGCGATCGGGGAGGCGGCGGTAGAGCTTTGCCTCGATCCTGCGATGGCCGCCGTGCTGCTGCCCGGAGGCCGGGCGCCAGCGCCGGGCGAAAGGCTGGTTCAGGGCGACTACGCCGAGAGCCTGCGGTTGATCGCAAGACAGGGCGCGGCGGCGCTGCACGGTGGCGAGCTCGGCGCGGCGCTGGCCGAGCGAATCGCCACCGGAGGGCCCGACGCCGGCTGGGTGACGCTTAAGGACCTGCGTGACTATCGGGCGATCGAGCGGGCGCCGATCGTCGGCAGCTACCGCGGCTTCGAGATCGTCGGTCCACCGCCACCGGCCTCATCGGGCGTCCACGTCACGCAGATGCTGAACATGATCGAGGCTTTCGATGTGGGCGAGATGGGGTTCGGCACGCCCGAGAGCCTGCACCTGCTGGCCGAGATCATCCGCATCGCCTTCGCCGATCGCCGGGCGCATAGCGGCGATCCCGCCTTCGTCGACGTGCCGGTCGAAAGACTGATCTCGAAAGACCATGCCGCGCGCTGCCGTGCGCTGATCCGGCAGGCCGGAGGCAGCGTCGGCGGCCCGGACCCGCTCAGGGAGAGCCGTGATACCACCCACATCACCGTGGCCGATCGCGATGGCAATGTCGTTTCAGCCACCCATACGATCAACGGGCTCTTCGGCGCCCGCTTCATCGTGCCCGGCACTGGCATCATCCCCAACAACTACATGAGCAACTTCGACCCCCATCCAGGTAAGGCGCTTTCGGTGGTGCCCGGCAAACGGGTGCCCACGTCGATGGCGCCGATGATGGTGCTGAAGGAGGGACGCGTGGTCTTCGCCCTTGGCCTGCCCGGAGGCCTGCGGATCTTTCCTTCCGCCTTCCAGGCGATCGTCAACTTGGTCGACCACGGCATGAGCCTGCAGCAAGCGGTCGAGGCGCCGCGAATCTGGACGCAAGGGCAGGAGGTCGAGATCGAAAGCGGCTACCGCAGCGCCAAGAGCGCGCTCGAGCTTCGTGGGCACCGGGTGAAGGTGATGCCGCACATCGGCGGCGGGATGAACGCGATCGCCTTCGATCAGGATGGCGGCATGACCGGCGCCGCCTGCTGGCGTGCCGACGGTACCGTCACAGCACTGGGCGGCGGGCTCGCCCGCCCCGGCGTACGGTTCTGGCCGGACCGCGCACCGGCAACCGGAGCGGAAGACACCAAGCCCTAG
- a CDS encoding 2-hydroxyacid dehydrogenase yields the protein MSIVISVPVREKTEWWCQALRELMPEWDIHPIEDCPDPRAVEYCVVWRPETGCMKPFVNLKAIVSLGAGIDHVLADAELPEGVPIIRTVGTDLTQRMKEYVVLHALRHHRALPEIQAAQQRHQWHPVIVPPATSRRVGVMGLGNLGAVAAQALATLGFQTVGWSRSPKEIAGVTTYAGSEGFDAFLAGTEILVCLLPLTEATRGILNAETFSRLAPKGAVINAARGAHLVDDDLLTALDDGQLAGATLDVFHLEPLPAEHPFWDHPKITVTPHIASQIDAPTGSRIVAANIRAFAKTGTVADIADAARGY from the coding sequence ATGAGCATCGTCATTTCCGTGCCCGTCAGGGAAAAGACCGAATGGTGGTGCCAGGCGCTGCGGGAATTGATGCCAGAGTGGGACATCCACCCGATCGAGGACTGCCCCGATCCGCGCGCCGTCGAATACTGCGTCGTCTGGCGACCCGAGACCGGCTGCATGAAGCCGTTCGTCAATCTCAAGGCGATCGTCTCGCTCGGGGCGGGGATAGACCATGTCCTCGCGGACGCGGAGCTGCCGGAGGGAGTTCCGATCATCCGCACCGTAGGCACCGACCTGACCCAGCGAATGAAGGAGTACGTGGTCCTGCACGCGCTGCGTCACCACCGGGCACTGCCCGAGATACAGGCCGCGCAGCAGCGACACCAATGGCACCCGGTGATCGTGCCCCCCGCCACCTCGCGCAGGGTCGGGGTCATGGGCCTGGGCAACCTGGGCGCCGTCGCAGCCCAGGCGCTTGCCACCCTCGGCTTCCAGACCGTCGGCTGGTCGCGCAGCCCCAAGGAGATTGCCGGCGTCACCACCTATGCGGGAAGCGAAGGCTTCGATGCCTTTCTCGCCGGGACCGAGATTCTCGTCTGCCTCCTTCCGCTGACCGAAGCGACCCGAGGCATTCTCAATGCCGAGACGTTCAGCCGGCTCGCTCCTAAAGGCGCGGTGATCAACGCCGCGCGCGGCGCCCACCTGGTGGATGACGACCTTCTCACCGCGCTGGATGACGGCCAGCTCGCCGGCGCCACGCTCGACGTTTTCCATCTCGAACCGCTGCCGGCGGAGCATCCGTTCTGGGATCATCCAAAGATCACCGTCACCCCGCACATCGCCTCGCAGATCGACGCCCCCACCGGCAGCCGGATCGTCGCCGCCAACATCCGCGCCTTCGCCAAGACCGGTACCGTTGCCGATATCGCAGACGCAGCGCGGGGCTACTGA